TTGATTTAAAACTTTTGATTTTATTTTTTTTCCCTATAATTCTGTTTCTACATTCCTCCCAAGATGTAAAAATAGTTTTTTCATTTTTGTCGGGGAAAATACAAGCATAGTATTTTTCCATATTAAATTAACCTCCTAAGCACCAAACATTAGTTACATTGCAGGGTTTTCCAAAGATTTTTTCATTTGAACGTTTTATTTCTATTTTATCTATTATTTCTTTGTTGTATCCTATAAATTTTTCCTTAAGGGTAGGGGCTATTACTCTTTTGGGTAATACACTTGGAAATATTCCTGCTATGGTATACGACATATAAAAATCATACGCAGCTGCATTTATTTCTCCAGGAGTTACCAAGCCAGATATTTCGTAGTTGCGCGAGACATCAAGCCCAGCTGCTCTGTATATTCTTTCAACTACTAATGAACAATAAGTTTTATGGTGAATTTCTTCAAGATTAAATGAGTCAGACCACATATTAGAAGATAGCAAGGGAACCATGTATCCGAAATTATTGTCAACATATCTATTTCTTCCAAAATTCATTGCCTTTTGGATGGTTCTATTATCCGCTATAGGTGATAATATTTTCAATATTCTTGCCTGCACATAAGTTGAAAGCTTCTCGTATCCTGACCCTTGGACAGAGGCTGTTTCAAACTTAATTTGATTGCTTGTAATTACAGATTTTATATCAAAACTGTCTTCTCCTTTAAATATAATTTTTTTTGTGCTGTCATATTTGGCCGCATCGAATACCCCTACGTGTTGCCAAAAATAGAAAAACTCAGTCCAATCGATTTTTGGTTTTATTAGTATTATATCTCCATTTGATAAGAGGGCTCTTAACTTGTGTGGTGTTATTTCTGTACCTGTGTCTGGATCTATGATGTTGGGAATTAGGCTATTGTTGTTTTTTACATTTCCTTTAAATTGCGCTGAGCTGTAAGAAGAATTGTTTGCATCAGCAATTTTTTGTTTTTTAAGTATTGCTTTTATTTTATTATCTTCGATTTTAAGAAAGGACATAAAGCTACTAAAGTATTGCTTTTCTTTAATTTTTAATAATTGATTTGCTATTATATGGGGAGTTATGTATTCTTTCCCATTAATTGTGTCTTTATTTATTGAATAGCTTATTGCAACCCCTTGAGGAAAAAAAGAATCAATACCTGCAAAAGGAATATATCCTATATTTTTTTCGTGAAATATTTGTTCTAATAATGCTAAAATCTCCTTTTCTAAGTACATTTGCGCTTCAGTTATTTCTGTTAGGTTTTTGCTAGCTGTATTTGATTGAATTTCATTAGATTTTTTTCTAAAGCTTGTATCAACTTTGATGTTTAAGTGTCCGTTTATATTGCTTTTTTCAAGAAATCTTTCCCATTCTTGTGAGTTATTTAAGTGTCTTTTGTAGGCTAATAAGTAATTTTTTATTTCTTCTAATTTTTGAGGATTGATTTTTAATTCGACAGCCATCACTTTTAATAGATCAGGCTCTTCTGTCTGTTGTAATATTTTTTCAATTTTATGTACTGGTATACGATAGTTAACATATGTAATATTGGTTACAAGAGAATGGCTGGAGGGGTAGTTGTGGGTTAGAAAAATGGTAGAAGCATTATTATTTTTTTGGTCTCCATTACCGAATAAAGCACATGAACATATCAAAGGGCAAGTTATTAAACTCAATATACATTGAACAAATTGCATGATAATATTCTATCATATTCAAATTTAGTCAATTTTTATGTAATTTTATCTATTTTTATAACTTTTAAATTTAATTGATTTTTTATTATTTAAGCTTTAATATGTAAGCATAATTAAAGTTTTTAAACTTTTTTATAAAGGGGTTTTGTATATGGAATGTTTAAAACCGATAAATGTATTTTCAGAAATAGGTCGTTTAAGGAAAGTTTTGTTACATAGGCCTGGAGAAGAATTGGAAAACTTGACACCTTCGATAATGCAAAGATTATTATTTGACGATATTCCTTATCTTGAAGTTGCAAAACAAGAACATGATGCTTTTGCAGAAACTTTAAGAAATAATGGAGCTGAAGTTGTCTACATTGAAGATCTAATTAGTGAGGCTATTTCTGGTAGTGATGAGATTAAAGATAGGTTTGTGTCTCAGTTTATTCTTGAGGCAGGAATTAGAACTGAAAATAAGACCAAGGCTTTAAAAGATTATTTTTATAATATGCCTGTTAGGGGTATGATTTCAAAGATGATAGCAGGAGTTACGAGAGATGAACTTAAGAATTATAAATCCGATTCTCTTAATTATTTGGTAAACAGTGAATATCCTTTAATTACGGATCCTATGCCTAATGTCCTTTTTACAAGAGATCCCTTTGCAAGTATCGGCAATGGGGTAACAATAAACAGTATGAGAACTAGGACAAGGAGAAGGGAGACGATATTTGCAGAATATATTTTTAGTTATCATCCTGTTTACAAGGAAAATATACCTAGGTGGTTTACTAGAGATGAAGATACTACTTTAGAAGGTGGAGATGAGCTAATTTTGAGTCGAGATGTTTTAGCTATTGGTATTTCTGAGAGAACTGAGGCTGAATCTGTGGAAAAAGTAGCTCGGAAACTTTTTCAAGAGAAAGCATCTTTTAGTACTATTTTGGCTTTTCAAATTCCACAGAGTAGAGCTTATATGCATCTGGATACAGTGTTTACCCAAATAGATCACAATACCTTTACAAGTTTTAGCAGTGATGATATGAGTTTTACTATTTACGCTTTAACTTACGACTCGGGCTCTGGAAATATTAAGGTTAAGAGTGAGAAGGCTAAGTTGGAAGACATTTTAGGTTTTTACCTTGGGTATAAGGTTAACATAATAAATTGTGCCGGAGGGAATTTAATTCACGGGGCGAGGGAGCAGTGGAATGATGGAGCTAATACTTTAGCAATAGCTCCAGGGGAAGTGGTAGTTTATTCTAGAAATCATGTTACTAATAGATTGCTTGAAGAATTCGGAATTAAAGTCCATCAAATCCCTTCTAGTGAGCTTTCACGAGGAAGAGGTGGCCCAAGATGCATGTCAATGCCTTTAATAAGAGATGATGTTTAATTAAGGAAGGAGAATTTTATGTATAATTTGCGAAACAGAAGTTTTTTAAGGATTTTAGATTTCACTCAAAAGGAAATCAAATATTTACTTGATCTGTCTCATAATTTAAAAAGAGCCAAGTATACTGGGGTTGAGGAGCAGAAACTTAGGGGAAAAAATATAGCTATAATTTTTGAAAAAGATTCAACAAGAACAAGATGTGCATTTGAGGTTGCTGCTTATGATCAGGGCGCTAGGGTTACTTATTTGGGGCCCACTGGGAGTCAAATAGGAAAGAAGGAATCTATTGCTGATACTGCAAGAGTATTGGGGAGGATGTATGATGCTATTGAATTTAGGGGATTTTCTCAGCATGCTGTAGAGGATTTGTCTAGATATTCTAACGTTCCAGTTTATAATGGGCTGACAGATATTGCCCATCCGACACAGGTTCTTGCTGACTTTATGACTATTGAAGAGCATAAGGGATGTTTAAAAAAATTGAAGCTGGTTTTTTGTGGCGATGGCAGAAATAATGTTGCTAATTCTTTAATGGAAGGTTGTGCCATTATGGGAATGGATTTTAGAATATTTGCTCCAAAAGAGCTTTTCCCAGATCCAGAATTGGTATACAAGGTAAGGGAGATAGCTAACAAGAATGGAGGCAAGATTACTATTTCTAGTTCTATTGAAGAAACGGTTAAAGACGTTGATGTTGTATACACTGATGTTTGGGTATCTATGGGAGAAATTAATTGGGATGAAAGGATAAGACTTTTAAAGCCATATCAAGTTAATAGGGAACTTATGAAATTAGCAAAGGGAGATGCAATATTTATGCATTGTCTGCCGGCTTTTCATGATTTGAATACGGCGCTTGGTAAGGAACTATTTGATAAATATGGACTTGAAGGTGTTGAAGTTACGGATGATGTTTTTGAGAGTAATCAGTCTGTTGTGTTTGATGAGGCTGAAAATAGATTGCATACGATTAAAGCTGTAATGGTTGCAACTTTGGGGTAGTCTTGTTTACATTATGTTGTGTTAGGGGAATGTGAGGTGGATCAGGAGGGATAGCATGATTAGGAAAATCAAAATTCCGAGTAGTTTTACAATAATATTTTCTTTAATAGTTATTATGACGATATTGACTTATGTGTTACCAGCTGGTGAGTTTTCTAAAGAGATGAGAGAAGTTAGTGGGAGCATGAAAGAGGTTGTTGTGGCTGGGACTTATCACACAGTGGATAGGCCTCCTAGGGGATTTTTTGATGGTATTTATACTGTTTTGACTTCAATGGCCAAGGGGATGGAGCATGCTGTTGAAGTTATTGTGTTTATTTTAATTGTTGGTGGAGCTTATGGTGTGATTTTGAGAACCGGGGCGGTCGATGCGGGGATAGCTGCAGCGATTAGAAAAATGGGAAACAAGGATAAGCTTCTTATTCCTTTTATGATGTTTATTTTTTCAATAGGAGGAACTACAACAGGAATGTGTGAAGAGACACTTCCATTTTATCTTGTCATGATTCCTTTAGTGTTAGCCTTAGGTTACGATATGATAGTAGCGGTTTCAATTATTGCATTGGGAGCTGGTATAGGAACCATGGCGTCCACTATTAATCCATTTGCAACAGGTATTGCGTCAGCGATCGCTGGTATTGATTTAAATGAGGGATTTTATTTTCGTATTGTTTTATATTTAGTATCTACTTTAGTTGCAATAATATATGTTTTAGTGTACGCAGTAAAGGTGAAGAATGATCCCACTAAATCTATAGTTTATGCAAAAAGGGAAGAGCATTATAATGCATTCATTAAAGATAGCGGGGGGAGTAGCGGATCTAGTATCCCAGAATTTACAAATAGACGTAAAATAGTTTTGCTTTTATATGGGGTAATGATTTTATTTTTGACGTATAGCATTATACAACTTGGTTGGTGGATGCAAGAGATGACCATGTTGTATCTCGGCACAGCCATTCTTTCAGCCTTTGTTTGCAAGATGAGCGAGTCACAAATGTGGGATGCATTCATCGAGGGCGCTAAAGATATGATGACAGCCGCTATTATTATTGGAATAGCTAGGGGAGTTATGATAGTAGCTGACGATGGATTGATTACAGCTACAATATTAAATGCAGCAGCGGAATTTTTGTACGGATTACCGAAGGCGTTGTTTATAGTTTTAAATGAGATTGTACAAATACTGATAGGATTTGTTGTTCCCTCATCATCTGGACATGCAAGTCTTACGATGCCAATAATGGCACCTTTGGCTGACTTTTTGGAAATGCCAAGAGCATCTGTTGTTATTGCAATGCAAACAGCATCTGGGCTTGTCAATTTATTAACTCCTACTGGAGTTATAATGGCAGTTTTAGGAATTGCAAGATTAGGATATGGAAGTTGGGTTAGGTTTGTTGTGCCGTTATTTGTTATTGAATTTATCATATGTATTTTGGTGATAATGGTCGCTGTTTATATTTAATTATGGATGAGGAGTGTATGCAAATGAGTGGTAAAAAGATGGTCATATGCCTTGGAGGAAATGCCTTGGAGGATGGCAGTGGCGATGCAACAGCTGAAAAACAGTTGGAGGTTATAAGAAAAAGTATTACAGGTATTGTGGATTTAGTTGAGAGTGGATATGAAGTAGTTATTAGTCATGGCAATGGTCCGCAAGTAGGCAGGATAGTTCTTCAGAATGAAGTGGCTAAACATGAAACTCCTGCCATGCCACTTGATATATGCGGAGCGATGAGTCAAGGTATGATAGGGTATCATATTGAACAGGCGCTAAGAAATGAGTTTAATAGAAGGGGCATGAGCAAAGATGTTGCTGTATTGATTACTCAAGTTATAGTTGACAAAGAGGATAAAGGATTTAGAGATCCTAGTAAACCGATTGGTCCGTTTTACGACAGAGCTACGGCATTAGAACTTGAAAAGAGTAAGGGGTACGTTCTGAGAGAAGATAGTGGCAGGGGATATAGAAGAGTAGTGGCTTCTCCAATGCCGGTAGAAATAGTAGAGATTGAAGCAATAAAGGAATTAATTGGGAAGGGATTTATGGTCATTGCTTGTGGCGGCGGTGGAGTCCCTCTTGCAAGAGATTTGAGAGGAAATATTGAAGGAGTAAGTGCAGTAATTGATAAGGATTTCGCCTCATCTAGATTAGCTCAGGATGTAGGGGCAGATGTTTTGATTATACTTACAGCTGTTGAGAAAGTATCATTAAATTTTGGTAAGTCGGATGAGATTTTGTTGGGTGAGGTTAATACTTCAGAGATGGAAAAATATATAGATGAGGGACATTTCGCAGCAGGATCTATGTTACCTAAAGTACAAGCTGGTGTTGAGTTTGTAAAGTCTAGTGAAGGAAGGGTGGCAATCATTACATCATTAGATAAGCTTGGTAAAGACATAGAGAATGCGAGAGATGGTACTATCATTAAAGGGTAAGGAATATGTAGGAAGCGAAATATGAGGGCGTGTTGAGGGTTTATTTTGCTTATGAATGCGCCCTTATTTCCAGAGTTGTTGTAATTTTAATTCTTGGTTGTTTAAGATTTAGTTACTTGGAAGAGTTGGTTTGTAATTTATCCTTAATCGACCTTTTTTCGCTTTTAAATTTGTATGTCACTATAGTGGATAAAGCACAGAAAACAAGCACTAGTAGGGTAAGTGTATTGATAGCGTTCATTAAATTAGATAAAGCCGTGCATATTAATAGTACTAAGAATGAGAATAAACGAGATATTGTGCTGTTAACGGAAGTTATAGTTCCTAAAACTTTTGAATTAACATTCTTTCGTAAAAAATATTCCAAGTTATTAGAATAAAGAGCAATTACAATTACTAAAAATACAATCATAGTAATAAACATATAAATATGTGAAATCATTTTAATTAAAATGGATAATAAAGCTGTGGTAGCTAAGATGATATAAATATCATATGTTGAGTGTTTAATTTTCTTAAATATCCAAGCACCTGTGATATCTGACAAACGAAATAATGTATACATGGTTCCAAATGTACTAATGGGTATATTTTTATCAGTAAAAATTACTTGCCAGTATAAATAGAAAGGCTGAAGGAAAAACCGAATAGCACT
This is a stretch of genomic DNA from Borrelia sp. P9F1. It encodes these proteins:
- a CDS encoding YfcC family protein yields the protein MIRKIKIPSSFTIIFSLIVIMTILTYVLPAGEFSKEMREVSGSMKEVVVAGTYHTVDRPPRGFFDGIYTVLTSMAKGMEHAVEVIVFILIVGGAYGVILRTGAVDAGIAAAIRKMGNKDKLLIPFMMFIFSIGGTTTGMCEETLPFYLVMIPLVLALGYDMIVAVSIIALGAGIGTMASTINPFATGIASAIAGIDLNEGFYFRIVLYLVSTLVAIIYVLVYAVKVKNDPTKSIVYAKREEHYNAFIKDSGGSSGSSIPEFTNRRKIVLLLYGVMILFLTYSIIQLGWWMQEMTMLYLGTAILSAFVCKMSESQMWDAFIEGAKDMMTAAIIIGIARGVMIVADDGLITATILNAAAEFLYGLPKALFIVLNEIVQILIGFVVPSSSGHASLTMPIMAPLADFLEMPRASVVIAMQTASGLVNLLTPTGVIMAVLGIARLGYGSWVRFVVPLFVIEFIICILVIMVAVYI
- the argF gene encoding ornithine carbamoyltransferase gives rise to the protein MYNLRNRSFLRILDFTQKEIKYLLDLSHNLKRAKYTGVEEQKLRGKNIAIIFEKDSTRTRCAFEVAAYDQGARVTYLGPTGSQIGKKESIADTARVLGRMYDAIEFRGFSQHAVEDLSRYSNVPVYNGLTDIAHPTQVLADFMTIEEHKGCLKKLKLVFCGDGRNNVANSLMEGCAIMGMDFRIFAPKELFPDPELVYKVREIANKNGGKITISSSIEETVKDVDVVYTDVWVSMGEINWDERIRLLKPYQVNRELMKLAKGDAIFMHCLPAFHDLNTALGKELFDKYGLEGVEVTDDVFESNQSVVFDEAENRLHTIKAVMVATLG
- the arcC gene encoding carbamate kinase, which gives rise to MSGKKMVICLGGNALEDGSGDATAEKQLEVIRKSITGIVDLVESGYEVVISHGNGPQVGRIVLQNEVAKHETPAMPLDICGAMSQGMIGYHIEQALRNEFNRRGMSKDVAVLITQVIVDKEDKGFRDPSKPIGPFYDRATALELEKSKGYVLREDSGRGYRRVVASPMPVEIVEIEAIKELIGKGFMVIACGGGGVPLARDLRGNIEGVSAVIDKDFASSRLAQDVGADVLIILTAVEKVSLNFGKSDEILLGEVNTSEMEKYIDEGHFAAGSMLPKVQAGVEFVKSSEGRVAIITSLDKLGKDIENARDGTIIKG
- the arcA gene encoding arginine deiminase; this translates as MECLKPINVFSEIGRLRKVLLHRPGEELENLTPSIMQRLLFDDIPYLEVAKQEHDAFAETLRNNGAEVVYIEDLISEAISGSDEIKDRFVSQFILEAGIRTENKTKALKDYFYNMPVRGMISKMIAGVTRDELKNYKSDSLNYLVNSEYPLITDPMPNVLFTRDPFASIGNGVTINSMRTRTRRRETIFAEYIFSYHPVYKENIPRWFTRDEDTTLEGGDELILSRDVLAIGISERTEAESVEKVARKLFQEKASFSTILAFQIPQSRAYMHLDTVFTQIDHNTFTSFSSDDMSFTIYALTYDSGSGNIKVKSEKAKLEDILGFYLGYKVNIINCAGGNLIHGAREQWNDGANTLAIAPGEVVVYSRNHVTNRLLEEFGIKVHQIPSSELSRGRGGPRCMSMPLIRDDV